One region of Armigeres subalbatus isolate Guangzhou_Male chromosome 3, GZ_Asu_2, whole genome shotgun sequence genomic DNA includes:
- the LOC134224667 gene encoding uncharacterized protein LOC134224667, translated as MARIKRLSANCKFGANLEHNLTNKFIGGLKGKSFDRVCEEDETITLEKAMTLALKYEEEDQCHEQAVNLVRRSQPERDGTKIAECYACGRKGHLKPDCRFKNATCRNCRKKGHLQVVCNVKTKHYVKEAAPSDVEEGDDGDTIELEHNFLKYSL; from the coding sequence ATGGCAAGAATCAAACGATTGTCGGCAAATTGCaaattcggtgcaaatttggaACATAACCTCACTAATAAATTTATCGGTGGTTTGAAAGGAAAATCGTTTGACCGTGTATGTGAAGAAGATGAGACGATAACATTGGAGAAGGCGATGACTTTAGCGTTGAAATACGAGGAAGAAGACCAGTGTCACGAGCAGGCTGTCAACTTGGTTCGCAGAAGTCAGCCAGAAAGAGATGGAACAAAAATCGCTGAATGTTACGCGTGCGGTAGGAAAGGACACCTGAAACCCGATTGCCGTTTCAAGAACGCTACCTGTCGCAACTGTCGAAAGAAGGGCCACTTGCAGGTGGTTTGCAACGTGAAGACCAAGCATTATGTCAAAGAAGCAGCACCATCCGACGTAGAAGAAGGCGATGACGGGGATACAATCGAGTTGGAGCACAATTTTTTGA